From the Exiguobacterium aurantiacum genome, one window contains:
- a CDS encoding alpha/beta hydrolase, which produces MPVNPTIQFYLNQFQNQLSTTYDQLDPFELRRQEDAMMTRFQHKEHVHEVEERVIVLPDRSLPIRIYRSGRTIAPALVYYHGGGYVTGSLDTHDAICRTIANEADCTVISVGYRLAPEHKFPTAVYDSYETLVWIADHTSELQIDAERLAVGGDSAGGTLATVCALMAIERGRPLVMHQLLFYPVTGTEENLPLSLIDYANGYLLDEGLIRWFQQQYFHDESELMHPYASPIFSDHLGDLPPTTLLTAEYDPLRDLGRAYANKLISLGVPVMYQNYDGLIHGFVNYYTYVPEARRAVKEAAQSLGHAFHTQKTRP; this is translated from the coding sequence TTGCCAGTCAATCCGACGATTCAATTTTATTTGAACCAGTTTCAAAATCAGCTCTCGACCACATATGACCAATTGGATCCGTTCGAATTAAGACGACAAGAAGACGCAATGATGACCCGGTTTCAACATAAAGAGCACGTGCATGAAGTTGAGGAGCGCGTGATTGTGCTACCGGACCGCTCGCTCCCGATCCGCATCTATCGGTCGGGTCGAACGATCGCGCCAGCACTCGTGTATTATCATGGAGGCGGATATGTCACGGGCAGTCTCGACACCCATGATGCGATATGCCGGACGATCGCGAACGAGGCCGACTGCACCGTCATCTCGGTCGGCTATCGACTCGCTCCGGAACATAAGTTTCCGACAGCCGTCTACGATAGCTATGAGACGCTCGTTTGGATTGCGGATCATACCTCTGAACTCCAGATTGACGCCGAACGTCTCGCGGTCGGCGGTGACAGCGCTGGCGGGACACTCGCCACGGTCTGCGCCTTGATGGCGATCGAACGAGGTCGCCCCCTCGTCATGCATCAGTTGCTGTTTTACCCGGTAACCGGGACCGAGGAGAACTTGCCGCTGTCATTGATTGATTACGCGAACGGTTATCTGCTCGATGAAGGGCTCATCCGGTGGTTCCAGCAACAATACTTCCATGATGAGTCGGAATTGATGCATCCGTACGCCTCGCCGATTTTTTCGGACCATTTGGGGGACCTTCCCCCGACGACGTTGTTGACGGCCGAATACGACCCGCTCCGAGATCTCGGACGCGCATATGCCAACAAATTGATTAGTCTTGGTGTCCCGGTGATGTATCAAAATTACGATGGCTTGATTCACGGGTTCGTCAACTATTACACGTACGTCCCGGAAGCGAGACGAGCCGTCAAAGAAGCGGCACAGTCGCTCGGACACGCATTCCATACACAAAAAACTCGCCCCTGA